The Chitinimonas arctica region CACCCCCGCCGCCGTTCTGGCCGGAGACCATGGTGATGCCGCTGGCGGCACCGCCACCTGCCTGGGTTTGTTCCGGCAGGTTAAAGAAGTATCTGCCGTTGAATGCTTCCAGGATATGCAGCTTCTGGTTCCAGGCACCGATCAACTGCCGGTAGTTGGCGCTAAGTTGGGTATTGTCCACATCCCTTGGCGTGGCGGGGGTCATGCCTCCGCCACCTTGCGAGCCACCGCCACCCATGCCGGGGCCGGTGTTGGCAATGATGTTGGCCGAGCGCAGGACATCGCCGATGCGGTCGTAGCGCACGATGAAATGATCCGGGTCGCGATCATCCAGCGATTCCGCCATGCCGGAGGTATCGGCCCAGGCGTCCAGCAGTTGGTCCACCAGGGCCAGTTGTGCTTGCTGCGTGGTAGCCGCGGCAAACTGTTCGACCAGGCCTTTCAACCGCGAGGATTGGGTGGCCGCTTCCTTCAGGTCGCGAACCTTGCCCGAGCCGGTCAATTCCGGCAGCGATGCAAACTCGGTCGGGATCGGCAGCGTATCGGAGAATTCGCGGTGGAAGGTATCTTCCGAAAAATTCAGGTTGGCAGCGTCGCCCAGGGTGGCAGCGGTCTGGACGGTACCGCCGCGCACAAAGGTGCCGGTGCGGTGGATCTGATTCCCGTCGGCCAGCGTGTTGTTGACTTCGGTATTGGCCAGATTGACGGCGGTGATATTCAGCGCCGCCAGCGTTTTCAGTTCATTCGCCTGGCTGATCCCGTCCTGGTTGGCATCCTGCCACATGCGCAGCCGGCCCCAGCGCGCGTCGGCGGCGTCGATCTTGCCGTCGTTATTGCTGTCTTCCTTGGCGAGCGCCGCAAAGCCATTGGCGGCGATACCGCCCTGTGTGTCCATGCTGCCGTTGCCGTTCAGCGGCGTGGCGTCGCCGAATAGTTCGCGGCCATCGTCAATGGTGCCGTTTCCATTGCGGTCGAGTACCAGGAAGCCGTCGTCAGCGCGGGTCCAGCCGGTTTTGGTCTTGATGCCGTCGGCGTCATGGTCGAAAAGCACCAAGCTGTTCGCGACGCCCACGGTTTCTACTCCATCGCCATCGATATCGAGCACCAGCGGGTCACGTCGTTGCGGGACCTTCTGGCCCTCCTTGAACAAGTCCGCGACCAGGTCCGAAATCTTCGTCAGCAGTGGATCGAAATCTCCGCCCAGGTACTTGGACAGCAAGGTCAAGCCGGCACCGATCACGATCATGGCCGGGTTTTGCACCATGATCCCGGAAGTCAGGATGATGGCGCCGGCCTTGCCCAGTGCATCGAAACTGGTCTTGGCCACATTTTCCAGGTTCTGATGGGTAGGGTTGAAGGCATAGTTATCCATGCTGGACGCCATATCCGTCACGGAATGCGAATACTCTTGCCACTGCTGGTACTGCCTGAGTTGGGAGGCAAGCGGACTGACGACTTCCTTGGGGAATAAAGGATCTCTTCCGATGAGTTCCAGGGACGAATTAATGCCGTGCGCCAGGTGGATGAAAGCGGTCGATGCTTCCACATAGTCGCCCCAACCCGGATCGGTGTTGTCGAATGTGGTCAGCCTCTCCCAGGCAATGGTGTAACTTCTTTGTGCCGAATACAAATGTCCTGATTGTTCAGAAAGCTTTTGAATATTCATCGCGTAACCATCGCCTGGAGAGTTAAATGGGGGTGTCAGGGTCAGCAAATACGGGGGGCGCCTGCCGGGGTGCCGAATCTGACGATTTAGGTGAAGCGCGCTCCGCCGGATTCGGACCATACAGGATAGGCGTGGGTTTTTGTATATATTGTGGCTGCGTGATTATGGTCTTTGTTTTCTATTTTTCTTTTTTAAATCATATACATGCAGATTGTTCCGGCGGAGCTTTGGTAATCCTGCCAAGTCATTACTAATAATAGAATGAATTACTGATTTTCTATCGTCAGTGCCAAGCGAAGGATATTAACGCAAGCTGTATGGACTAATAACTTCAATGTAATGCGCACCCATTTTAAAGCGGGCGATGAAAACCGCAGCGTTGCTTCGTCATGCCGGCAAACGCAGGCATGACGATACTTCAGCGTAGCTTTGCAGTACGGACCCTCAAGCGTCCAACTCGCGCTGGTTGACGATGACCTTGCCCACCAAGCCGTACTCGGTGGCTTCGGCGGCCGACATCCAGAAATCGCGATCGATATCGTTCAGCACCTTTTCCAGGGGCTGGCCGGATTCCCGGGCGATCAACTTGGCGATGCGTTCCCTGACCTTGACGATCTCGCGCGCATGGATGGCGATATCCGAGGCCTGGCCACCGACGCCGCCGCTGGGCTGGTGGATCAGGAAGCGGGTGTTGGTCAGGCAGAAGCGGGCGGACTTCGGCACCGACAGGAACACATTCACGGCGGCACTGCCCACCCAGCCGGTACCGACTACGCGCACCGGTGCATCGATATAACGCACCACGTCATGGATCACGTCGCCGGATTCGACATGGCCGCCCGGCGAGGAGACCAATAGCGTGATGGGGTCGTTCGACTCCGCCGACAGCGCGATCAGGCGCTTGGCCACATCGGCCGCCAGCGTATCGTTGATGGTGCCGAATACCAGCACGGTACGCGACTTGAAGGCCTTTTCCTCCAGGAACGGGCTGCGCGGTGTTTCGTGGTTTTCAACTGGTTCTGCCATGGTGATTCCTCCTGATTGCGTTGAATTAAAGGCAGGGCGGCTTTTATGCAAGCTCCCCGCTACATCCGTAGGGGCTGGCCGTAGCCGGTCAGTTCCAGGTAACCCTGGCCGGCCTGTTGGCCGTTCTTTCCGGCCCGGACCGCGCCTTCCCAATACATATTGCCGGTACTGTGCCGGGCATCGAGCTCCTGGTCCGGCAGCAGCGGCTGCAATAGCCATTCCTCGTTTACCGTACCCGACAGCTTGATCGCCATGGTGGTCGGATAGCGAATCTTGCTGCGCGGCGAAGTCCAATGCCGTCGCGGCGTGAAGCTGACCTCGGCCGGGGCCAGTATCTTCACGCTGCCGTCGGCGTAGCGACGGCTGCCACCGGTCCAGCGGGTCCGGCCCTTGCTGTCGCGTAGCTGGAACGCCGTCACGCTGCCACCGTCGGCGAGATTGATGCCGGCCCAGTCCCAGCCCACCGTTTCGTCGTCCAAAACCTGGCTGGACCACTCGTGATCCAGCCAGGCTTCGCCGCTGACGGTGATTTGCCGGCCCTGACGGGTCAGCACGCCGTCCACCTTGAGATGGGGTCGACTGTAGTAATAACTAGCCTGGCCAGGACGGGGACCTTTGCGGCTGAATCCGCCGTCGCCCTGCAGCAATATCGTTTGACTGGGTTGCAGACGCAAGCGGTACTGAAATTCCTTGGCTGCCACGGTGGCGATATAGCTGTCGTCGCTTTGCCTGCGTAGCGACCAATCGCCGATGGCAGCATCGGTATTGCCGCTTGCGGTTTGCGCCAAGCCCAATCCACCCCGCGCCAGTCGCTGGTCGTGCAGCATGCGGGCGTTGGCGGGGTCGCTGAGGGCGGCGTGGCCGAACAGCAGCTGTTTGGGGGCAAAGCCGCTGGGGTTGTCCGCCGCCAGACCGGTGGCGGTGCGAAAGAAAGTCAGTTGGAAACCGGCGGGTTTACCATCCGGCAGGCGCAACCAGCCGGTCAAATACCACCATTCGGTGCGAAACGATGGATGGGCGCCATGATCGGCAGGGAATCGCAATACGGCGCCGGGCTTGACGGTGGCGAACTCGCCAGCCCAGGCCGGAGTCAGCAGCAGCGCAAGCACAAGACAAAGGAGCCGGCCCAGCCGGTGCGGGAATAAAGCCATTACCAGTCCTCCTTGACCGCCCGCACCGCGCCCACCGCCAGCGCCTTGCGTCCGGCCAGCACGGCGGTCAGCGCCGCCAATATGATCAGCGCCAGCGATACCCCGCCCAATACCGGCCAGGGGATATGGGTCTGCATGGTCCAATGGAACGACTGCGGATTGATGACATCGATCAGGATGCGGCTGATCAGAAAGCCCACCGCCAGACCGGCCAAGACGCCGATCCCGGCCAGTAGCGCCCCTTCCAGTGCCAGCAGGCGGTCGATATCCGTTTGCCGGTAGCCAATATGGCGCAGCATGCCGAATTCACGCAGCCGCGCCAGCGCCTGGCCGCCGAAACTGACGCCTATGCCCAGCAAGCCGACCAGGATCGCCACCGCTTCCAGTAGATAGGTCACCGCGAAACTACGGTCGAAGATCGCCAGGCTGATACGCCGCAATGCGCTCCGCTCGGCGAAGTCCAAGCGCTCGCCGTGCGCGACTGCCGCCCGTAGGCGCTGTTGCAAGGCGGCGCTGCTACTGCCTTCCGACAACCACATCGCCACATCGTTGACGCGCAAATCGCCGGTCAGGCGCTGATAGTCCGCCAGCGCCAGCATGATGGAGCCATGCTGGCGGGCGTAATCGCGCCAGACACCGGCCACCACCACGGCGACCTGTTTGCCTTGCAGTGGCAGCAGCATCGGACTGCCGGGCCGGACACCATATAAATCCACTACGGCTTCGCTCACCCATACCGGTGTCCGATCCGCCGGCACAGCGAAGTTCGGCCCCACCAGCGGCAGCTTGGCGGCCGCGTCGGCGCGGTCCATGGTGCGGGCAATCACTGCCACGCCGGGTCTGGCGGGATCGAGGATGACACCCTGCAGGCGCATGAGTTCATAGCGGGCGATACCTGCGGTGGCGGCCACCCTCGCTTGCTCGGCGGGCGAGAGGTAGGCGGTCTCGCCGGCGGCGGCCGCGCGCAGATAGAGGTCGGCCGGCATCAGCTGGTCCAGCCAGCTGACCACCGACACGCGAAAACTGGCCACCATGATGACCATGGCAACCATCAGGCTGAAGCTGGCCAGGATGCCGGCCAGGCCGATGCCGGCGTAACCGGGCGCCTCTTTCAGCTGGGTAAGGGCTAGTCCCAACACCGGGCCGCGCCGCCAGGCGGCCGGCACGGCGCCCAGCAAGCGCGCGCTGAGCCAGGGCATCAGCCACAGCGCGCCGATCAGCAGGCAGGCGATGGCCAGGTAGCCGGGCAGGGGCAGGTCGCCGATCGGACCCAGCATCAGCAAGGGCGCGGCCGCCATCATCAGCGCCAGGCCGGGCCACGGCGAGCGGATACGGTCCAGTGCGCTTTCCTCATCGCCGGCCTTGAGCGCCCGCGCCGGCACCGCGCGGGCCGCCTCCCTGGCCGGGATCAGGCTACCGATCAAGGTAGCGGCCAAACCCAACAGGAAAAAGCCCGCCATGGCCCAAGGTTCGATATGCAGCTGCGGGCTGATGCCATTGAAAAAACCGCTGCCCAGGTCGCCGCCCAGCACGTGCAATGCGCCGGCCGCCACGCCCAGCCCGGCTACGATGCCCAGGCCGGAACCCGTCACGCCCAGCGCGGTTGCCTCCAACAATATCAAGCCCATCAGCTCGGCACGGGTAAGACCGAGTACCCGCAACAGCGCCAACTGGCTACGGCGTCGCAACAAGGACAACACCTGGGTGGAAAAGACCAGGAAACAGCCGGTAAACAGGGCGACCAGGCCCAGCACCGCCAGGTTGACGCGGTAGGCGCGCGAGATATCGGCAGTGCGCTGCTCGGTACCGGCGGCGGTATCGATGCGGCTGCCGGCCGGCAAGGCGGCTTGCCAGCGTTGGGTGAATGCGCCGGCATTGCTGCCCGGCCTGAGCTTGATATCGATGCGGCTCAATTCGCCCAGGCGGCCCAGTTTCCACTGCGCCGCGCCGATATCCATGACGCCAAGCCGCTGACCGGCGCCGGCGGCCGGCAGACTACCCGCCACGCGCAACACCAGGTCTTGCATGCCAAATTGCACTGTCAGCTTTGCCCCCACCGCCAGCCGCAAGCTCGCCATGGCGGCAGGGGACAAAAATACCGTGTCCTGTTCCAGCAGTACCAGCCCGGCCGGTCCGCCGCCCGTGTCGCCAGCCGGCATATCGGCCTGGCCGAGCAATTGCGGCGCTACCGCCCCGACCCGCAAGGCGTCCACGCCCAGCAGCAACAGGGGTTCGCGCTGGCCCGGCAGTTGGGCGCGCACCTCCAGCACCGGGCTGGCGGCCGCCACGTCGCGATCTTGCGCCAAGCGTGCATAGAGCGAATCCGACAGGGCGCCGCGCACACTCAGATCGGCGCTGCCGCTCAACGAGGTAGCGGCCTGGCTGAATTCGCTGACGGCCGAGTGGTTGATCAGGTGGATGGCATAGCCCAAGGCCACCCCCACCAGGATCGCCAGCAGGCAAGCCAGGCTACGGCCCGGCTGAGCCAGCAGGCCGGACCAGGCCAGGGACGGCAGCAAGCGCCGGTGCATGCGGCGTAGCGGTCCGCTCATGGATTCACCGGCTGCAAACCGGTCGGCGTCAGCCGCAGTATCCGGTCGGCGCTGGCCGCCGCCACCATGGAGTGGGTCACCAGGATGCCCGCCGCGCCGGTATCGCGCAGGCGGCTTTTCAGCAAAGCCAGGATGGTGGCTGCCGTGGTCGGGTCGAGATTGCCGGTCGGTTCATCGGCCAGCAGCAGGGAAGGGCGGTGGATCAAGGCGCGGGCGATGGATACCCGCTGCATCTCGCCGCCCGACAGCTCGCGCGGCTTGCGCCCGGCCTTATCGGCCAGCCCCACCGCCGCCAGCATGGGCAGTACCGCATCCTCGGGCAGCCCGTTCAGCGCCAGCGGCAGGCGTACATTCTGATAGACCGACAACTGCGGCAAGACATGGAACGCCTGGAAAACAAAGCCGATGCGTTGCCGCCGCAGCAGGGTGGCGGCATTGTCGTCCTGCTCGGATAGGCGTCTTCCTTCGAACACCACCTCCCCCTCGTCCGCTTGATCCAGCCCCGCCATCAGATTGAGCAGGGTGGACTTGCCCACGCCGGATTCGCCTATCACCGCGATATATTCGCCGGCCGCCAATTCCAGTTCCAGGCCACGCAGCACAAACCGGCCCTGCGACCCCGGGTAGGCTTTACCGACTTGGCTCATGGTCAATACGGACGGCGGCATGCTGATATTCCCGTGCGGCTATGTCTAGAGGAGGGAGCCCAGGCGGAATAAGGCCTGGTACCGGTTGGAGCGGCCGTCATGATCGCATCTCGGCGGGCGGCATGCAGCGAAAACCTTTCCTCTGCGGCCTATTCGCGACCGGTTTCGTTCGGCGTATCCTTACAGCCATTACGTCGCGGAGGCGCGGCGTCCGCCATCGAAATCAGGAATACACAATGAAGCAAGTAAAACTCGTTTGGGCATCCAATAGCGCCGAATGGGAGGACGTCAGCTGCAAGGCGGATCGCGTCAGCATCGCCGATCAGATCGTGCGGGTGGAATACTCCGGCGCTACCGACGACGAAGGGCGCTACCAGGGCGTGGTTGAACTGGAACTGCGGGAAGGCATGCAGACCGTCGAAGGCGAATACACGGTCTTGCCGGCCAAGACGGCCAGCGAACAGTTCGCCCAGGTGGTCGGTTTCGGCCTGACCGGCCAGATCAAGCCGCTTGAAGAAGGTGGCTATTATTTCAGCGGTATCTGGGATGAGGGCGGCATCGCGCAGGCTTTCCAGATATTTCCGTTGCCCATGTCGGCGGCCTCGGACGAAGCACGCCAAGCCTCGTCGTTCAAGGTGGACGAGCTGGCGATCCGCTCGGTACCCAATGCCCTGCAGGATCACGTCAAAGCGCTGCGCCGCTTCGAGCGGGCGATGCAGCCGTATCGCGGCTTGCTGGATGGGGTAGCGGCATTTGCCGAATTCGGTGTGCTGTTCGGCGCGTTCGACCAGGTGCTGAATGCCGCCAAGACCCGCATGGATCGCCATCTGGCCGACGATCTCGACGGGGAGGCCTTGCTGGAATACTTG contains the following coding sequences:
- a CDS encoding ATP-dependent Clp protease proteolytic subunit, with translation MAEPVENHETPRSPFLEEKAFKSRTVLVFGTINDTLAADVAKRLIALSAESNDPITLLVSSPGGHVESGDVIHDVVRYIDAPVRVVGTGWVGSAAVNVFLSVPKSARFCLTNTRFLIHQPSGGVGGQASDIAIHAREIVKVRERIAKLIARESGQPLEKVLNDIDRDFWMSAAEATEYGLVGKVIVNQRELDA
- a CDS encoding lipocalin-like domain-containing protein is translated as MALFPHRLGRLLCLVLALLLTPAWAGEFATVKPGAVLRFPADHGAHPSFRTEWWYLTGWLRLPDGKPAGFQLTFFRTATGLAADNPSGFAPKQLLFGHAALSDPANARMLHDQRLARGGLGLAQTASGNTDAAIGDWSLRRQSDDSYIATVAAKEFQYRLRLQPSQTILLQGDGGFSRKGPRPGQASYYYSRPHLKVDGVLTRQGRQITVSGEAWLDHEWSSQVLDDETVGWDWAGINLADGGSVTAFQLRDSKGRTRWTGGSRRYADGSVKILAPAEVSFTPRRHWTSPRSKIRYPTTMAIKLSGTVNEEWLLQPLLPDQELDARHSTGNMYWEGAVRAGKNGQQAGQGYLELTGYGQPLRM
- a CDS encoding FtsX-like permease family protein, which translates into the protein MSGPLRRMHRRLLPSLAWSGLLAQPGRSLACLLAILVGVALGYAIHLINHSAVSEFSQAATSLSGSADLSVRGALSDSLYARLAQDRDVAAASPVLEVRAQLPGQREPLLLLGVDALRVGAVAPQLLGQADMPAGDTGGGPAGLVLLEQDTVFLSPAAMASLRLAVGAKLTVQFGMQDLVLRVAGSLPAAGAGQRLGVMDIGAAQWKLGRLGELSRIDIKLRPGSNAGAFTQRWQAALPAGSRIDTAAGTEQRTADISRAYRVNLAVLGLVALFTGCFLVFSTQVLSLLRRRSQLALLRVLGLTRAELMGLILLEATALGVTGSGLGIVAGLGVAAGALHVLGGDLGSGFFNGISPQLHIEPWAMAGFFLLGLAATLIGSLIPAREAARAVPARALKAGDEESALDRIRSPWPGLALMMAAAPLLMLGPIGDLPLPGYLAIACLLIGALWLMPWLSARLLGAVPAAWRRGPVLGLALTQLKEAPGYAGIGLAGILASFSLMVAMVIMVASFRVSVVSWLDQLMPADLYLRAAAAGETAYLSPAEQARVAATAGIARYELMRLQGVILDPARPGVAVIARTMDRADAAAKLPLVGPNFAVPADRTPVWVSEAVVDLYGVRPGSPMLLPLQGKQVAVVVAGVWRDYARQHGSIMLALADYQRLTGDLRVNDVAMWLSEGSSSAALQQRLRAAVAHGERLDFAERSALRRISLAIFDRSFAVTYLLEAVAILVGLLGIGVSFGGQALARLREFGMLRHIGYRQTDIDRLLALEGALLAGIGVLAGLAVGFLISRILIDVINPQSFHWTMQTHIPWPVLGGVSLALIILAALTAVLAGRKALAVGAVRAVKEDW
- a CDS encoding ABC transporter ATP-binding protein — protein: MPPSVLTMSQVGKAYPGSQGRFVLRGLELELAAGEYIAVIGESGVGKSTLLNLMAGLDQADEGEVVFEGRRLSEQDDNAATLLRRQRIGFVFQAFHVLPQLSVYQNVRLPLALNGLPEDAVLPMLAAVGLADKAGRKPRELSGGEMQRVSIARALIHRPSLLLADEPTGNLDPTTAATILALLKSRLRDTGAAGILVTHSMVAAASADRILRLTPTGLQPVNP